From Paenarthrobacter sp. A20:
TCCGCTTTGGTGCCGGCAACGTGGGCGACGTCCTCACCATGCAGGAGTTGGGCGAAGCGCTCGGCTTTGGTGTGCAGGTAGTCAACGAATTCGGCGCGGGGGGTTTCCCGGTCCACGACGACGGCGACACAGACCGCCGCTGCTCCTCCACCTGGGTGCGGGAAGCCTTGGCCGAAGGCGACGTCGTGACAGCCGCAGCTGTGCTGGGCCGCCCGCACCGCATGCGTGGTGAAGTGGTGCACGGCGCAGCCCGCGGCCGCGATCTTGGTTTCCCCACAGCAAACCTTGCCCCGGATTCCACTGGCTATGTTCCCGCGGACGGCATCTACGCAGGATGGTTGATCGACCAATCCGGCACGCGCTGGCCAGCAGCCATCTCCGTTGGTTCCAACCCCACCTTCGATGGCGTGAGCCGCCAGGTCGAGGCACATGTCATTGACCGCCCGGAGGAGAACGTGGAGGATTTCGATCTCTACGGCCAGACCGTGGCTGTCGAATTCACACAGCGGCTGCGCGGCATGGTGGCCTACCGCGGACCTGAGGCGTTGGTCGAGCAAATGTGCCTGGACGTAGCCCAGGCCCACGAGCTGCTGGCCACGCGCTAGGGCCATTTTCGACAACACTGCTGACCTGCCGGTAAACTGATCACTGGATCCGGCTGCAGTCCGTGGCGGCTGGACCTGTTTTTGTGTGCGGCAACGCATCAAAGGCAACCCGTCAGCGAGGCGCTGCACCGGGAGGCACGGCACAACTCTAGGAGTTCACGTGGCACTTGACGCCGCTGTAAAGCAGTCCATCATCAAGGAATACGCAACCTCTGAAGGCGACACCGGTTCGCCCGAGGTCCAGGTTGCAGTCCTGACCCAGCGGATCAAGGATCTGACTGAGCACATGAAGGAGCACAAGCACGACTTCCACACCCAGCGCGGTCTGCTGGCCATGGTTGGTCGTCGCAAGCGCATGCTTACCTACCTGAAGAACACCGACATCGCCCGCTACCGTGCGCTCATCGAGCGTCTCGGCCTGCGCCGCTAGTCTGCCTTTAGGGGCGGCCCGCTCCTGTCCGGAACGGGCCGCCTTCTTCACCAACAACTAAAAACAGGAATCAACCGCATCGCGCATTCGCGGTCCTCGGTAGTGATTCCCGGGAAGCTCATCTGTGGTGATGACGCCCGTGGATCTCGATCGATGACCGGGTGTCGTACAGGCCAGGAAAAAAGAAGAGGCCTGGGTTGATGCGGCGGACTTCCGCTAACAGAAACGGAGGTGACTCTCTATGGAGGGTCCCGAAATCCAGTTCTCCGAAGCCATTATCGACAACGGTCGTTTCGGCAAGCGCGTCATTCGCTTCGAAACCGGCCGCCTTGCCAAGCAGGCAGCCGGCGCTTCGATGGTCTACATCGACGAAGACACTGCCTTGCTTTCCGCAACCACCGCAGGCAAGCAGCCGCGCGAAGGTTTCGACTTCTTCCCGCTGACGGTTGACGTTGAAGAGCGCATGTACGCTGCCGGCCGCATCCCGGGCTCGTTCTTCCGCCGCGAAGGCCGCCCGTCCACCGAAGCCATCCTGGCGTGCCGCCTCATGGACCGTCCGCTGCGCCCCGCGTTCGTCAAGGGCCTGCGCAACGAGGTCCAGATCGTGGTCACCGTCCTGGCGATCAACCCCGATGAGCTCTACGACGTCGTCGCCATCAACGCGTCCTCGATGTCCACGCAGCTTTCCGGCCTCCCGTTCTCCGGCCCGATCGGTGGCGTCCGCGTCGCCCTCATCGCCGATGAGCATGGTTCGCAGTGGGTTGCTTTCCCCAAGCACTCCCAGCTTGAGAACGCCGTCTTCAACATGGTTGTAGCCGGCCGCATCACGGGTGACGACGTCGCCATCATGATGGTT
This genomic window contains:
- a CDS encoding bifunctional riboflavin kinase/FAD synthetase; the encoded protein is MVHIWNDPTEVPKDFGPTVVTLGNFDGVHRGHQHVLSQLTDTAKRHNIPSVAVTFDPHPAQVHRPDAAPELIMGLQDKLDALGDTGVDAVLVMKYTLDLAAMTPLQFVRDVLLDGLHAAHVVVGHDLRFGAGNVGDVLTMQELGEALGFGVQVVNEFGAGGFPVHDDGDTDRRCSSTWVREALAEGDVVTAAAVLGRPHRMRGEVVHGAARGRDLGFPTANLAPDSTGYVPADGIYAGWLIDQSGTRWPAAISVGSNPTFDGVSRQVEAHVIDRPEENVEDFDLYGQTVAVEFTQRLRGMVAYRGPEALVEQMCLDVAQAHELLATR
- the rpsO gene encoding 30S ribosomal protein S15 — encoded protein: MALDAAVKQSIIKEYATSEGDTGSPEVQVAVLTQRIKDLTEHMKEHKHDFHTQRGLLAMVGRRKRMLTYLKNTDIARYRALIERLGLRR